From the genome of Bosea sp. Tri-49, one region includes:
- the murD gene encoding UDP-N-acetylmuramoyl-L-alanine--D-glutamate ligase produces the protein MTPITVFAGKTLALFGLGGSGLVTARALVAGAAKVACWDDNQASRDKAAAEGLSVVDLATADWSGFAAFVLSPGVPLTHPAPHWTVEKARAANVPVIGDIELFFLERAKIAPAAPVICITGTNGKSTTTALIAHVLEAAGRDVQMGGNIGTAVLALEPPALDRIHVVECSTFQIDLAPSMKPSVGIQMNLTPDHLDRHGTFEAYGAIKERLVAASDIAVVGVDDEPSKQMARRRAAQAKPLVKISGEQPLDEGVFAGVTANAGQLDTRIVEVRDGKPKVVANLAGIGSLRGSHNAQNAAAAFAACAALGLTAEEVAAGFRSYPGLKHRMEELGRIGRVVFINDSKATNADSTEKALTSFREIFWILGGKAKEGGIESLRRYFPNIAHAYLIGAASDLFAATFDDDGRVAYERSGTLDIAVASATKVALAREGTGEIAVLLSPACASYDQFPNFEVRGDAFRALVKALPGFEAVAAR, from the coding sequence ATGACCCCTATTACGGTTTTCGCCGGCAAGACGCTTGCTCTGTTCGGCTTGGGCGGCTCGGGGCTGGTGACGGCGCGTGCGCTCGTCGCTGGCGCGGCCAAGGTTGCTTGCTGGGACGATAATCAGGCGAGCCGCGACAAGGCGGCGGCCGAGGGGCTCTCCGTTGTCGATCTCGCCACCGCCGACTGGTCGGGTTTTGCCGCTTTCGTGCTGTCGCCTGGCGTGCCGTTGACTCATCCCGCGCCACACTGGACGGTTGAGAAAGCCAGGGCCGCGAATGTCCCAGTGATCGGCGACATCGAATTGTTCTTCCTCGAACGGGCGAAGATTGCGCCCGCTGCGCCGGTGATCTGCATCACCGGCACCAATGGCAAGTCGACGACGACAGCGCTGATTGCGCATGTGCTTGAGGCCGCCGGCCGCGACGTGCAGATGGGCGGCAATATCGGCACCGCCGTGCTGGCGCTGGAGCCACCGGCTCTGGATCGCATCCATGTCGTCGAGTGCTCGACCTTTCAGATCGATCTGGCGCCGTCGATGAAGCCGAGCGTCGGCATCCAGATGAACCTGACGCCGGATCATCTCGACCGGCACGGCACCTTCGAAGCCTATGGCGCGATCAAGGAGCGGCTAGTCGCGGCCTCCGACATCGCGGTTGTAGGCGTCGACGACGAGCCGTCGAAGCAGATGGCGCGCCGGCGCGCCGCGCAGGCTAAGCCGCTCGTGAAGATCAGCGGCGAGCAGCCGCTCGACGAGGGCGTCTTCGCCGGCGTCACCGCCAATGCCGGCCAGCTCGACACCCGTATCGTCGAGGTCAGGGACGGCAAGCCGAAGGTCGTCGCCAATCTCGCCGGCATCGGTTCCTTGCGTGGCAGCCATAATGCCCAGAATGCGGCGGCTGCCTTTGCCGCCTGCGCGGCGCTTGGCCTGACGGCCGAGGAAGTCGCCGCCGGTTTCAGGAGCTATCCCGGGCTGAAGCACCGGATGGAGGAGCTCGGCCGCATCGGGCGCGTCGTCTTCATCAACGATTCCAAGGCGACCAATGCCGACTCGACCGAGAAGGCGTTGACCTCCTTCCGCGAGATATTCTGGATCCTCGGCGGCAAGGCCAAGGAAGGCGGCATCGAGTCGCTAAGGCGCTATTTCCCCAACATCGCCCACGCCTATCTGATCGGCGCAGCGAGCGACCTCTTCGCCGCGACCTTCGACGATGACGGCCGCGTTGCTTACGAGCGCAGTGGCACGCTCGACATCGCGGTCGCGTCCGCGACGAAGGTGGCGCTGGCGCGGGAAGGGACCGGCGAGATCGCCGTGCTGCTCTCGCCGGCCTGCGCCTCCTACGATCAGTTCCCGAATTTCGAGGTGCGGGGCGACGCGTTCCGGGCGCTGGTCAAGGCGCTGCCGGGATTCGAGGCGGTTGCAGCCCGCTAG
- a CDS encoding cupin domain-containing protein, producing the protein MPKIDVAAVPERKGSGYPKPFDAPCAERIRKRLGNAGGLSDFGVNLMRLPPGGWSSQRHWHSHEDEFVYLLEGELVLVEDQGETMLRPGDCAAFAKNSRNGHHMINRSDKVAVYLEVGSRHGADLTTCSDIDMMSANADGRFVHKDGRPYPET; encoded by the coding sequence ATGCCCAAGATCGACGTCGCCGCCGTACCGGAACGCAAGGGCTCGGGTTATCCGAAGCCCTTCGACGCCCCTTGCGCCGAGCGTATCCGCAAGCGGCTCGGCAATGCCGGCGGCCTCAGCGATTTCGGCGTCAACCTGATGCGGCTTCCGCCCGGCGGCTGGTCGAGCCAGCGGCACTGGCATTCGCATGAGGACGAGTTCGTCTATCTGCTCGAAGGAGAACTGGTCCTGGTCGAGGACCAAGGCGAGACGATGCTGCGCCCCGGCGATTGTGCCGCCTTCGCCAAGAACAGCCGCAACGGCCACCACATGATCAACCGGTCGGACAAGGTCGCGGTCTATCTCGAAGTCGGCAGCCGCCATGGGGCCGACCTCACCACCTGCTCCGACATCGACATGATGAGCGCCAATGCCGACGGGCGCTTCGTGCACAAGGATGGCAGGCCCTATCCCGAGACGTGA
- a CDS encoding DinB family protein: MSEMLQTLYGYQAWANNDLLDKLALLDGATQAAERKTALRLISHYHVVAEIFAAHLTSTDHGYTSDNTTETPSLDELRAAVAATDRWYQDYVRTASPEMLTEAVAFSFTDGDKGRMTKQEMLLHVALHSAVHRGEVCRILWQLKVMPPWDTLAVYLHQSEPARRQQRTAAHVSG; encoded by the coding sequence ATGAGCGAGATGCTGCAAACCCTGTACGGGTACCAAGCCTGGGCGAATAATGACCTGCTCGACAAGCTGGCGCTGCTTGATGGAGCGACGCAAGCTGCAGAGCGCAAGACCGCGCTGCGGCTGATCAGCCACTACCATGTCGTGGCCGAGATCTTCGCCGCGCATCTGACCAGCACAGACCATGGCTACACCTCGGACAACACAACCGAGACGCCATCCCTGGATGAGCTCCGGGCAGCGGTCGCGGCGACGGATCGCTGGTACCAGGACTATGTCCGGACGGCCTCGCCCGAGATGCTGACCGAAGCGGTCGCCTTCAGCTTCACCGATGGCGACAAGGGTCGTATGACCAAGCAGGAGATGCTCCTGCACGTCGCCCTGCACTCGGCGGTTCATCGCGGCGAGGTCTGCCGCATCCTGTGGCAGCTCAAGGTCATGCCGCCCTGGGACACGCTCGCCGTCTACCTGCACCAGTCGGAGCCGGCGCGGCGCCAGCAGAGAACGGCAGCTCACGTCTCGGGATAG
- a CDS encoding TetR/AcrR family transcriptional regulator → MRKEPRQARSRATVDAVVEAGARILSEQGWGGFTTNKVADAAGVSIGSLYQYFPDKLSLVDAIRRRHIDDSLAAVRGALAETQSLVAFVETLVANIIEAHSIHPGLHRVLLDEAPGLEAYRDQNSQIEAQYLALYTEAASAYEAQDRGVPAATVGLVISDAIDGVIHNAARRGRLREPQLRDELVRMICSYLADRGEVAVDKPRRL, encoded by the coding sequence ATGCGCAAGGAGCCGCGTCAGGCGCGATCGCGGGCGACGGTGGACGCAGTGGTCGAGGCCGGGGCTCGCATTCTGAGCGAGCAGGGCTGGGGCGGCTTCACGACGAACAAGGTCGCCGATGCCGCCGGCGTCAGCATCGGCTCGCTCTATCAGTACTTCCCCGACAAGCTGTCGCTGGTCGACGCGATCAGGCGCCGGCATATCGATGACAGCCTCGCTGCGGTCCGGGGCGCTCTCGCCGAGACACAATCCCTCGTCGCGTTCGTCGAAACCCTGGTGGCCAACATCATCGAGGCGCACAGCATCCATCCGGGGCTGCATCGTGTGCTTCTGGACGAAGCGCCGGGCCTCGAGGCCTACCGGGACCAGAACAGCCAGATCGAGGCGCAGTACCTCGCCCTCTACACCGAAGCGGCGAGCGCCTATGAAGCGCAGGATCGGGGCGTTCCCGCCGCGACCGTCGGCCTCGTCATTTCCGATGCGATCGATGGCGTGATCCACAATGCGGCGCGTCGCGGCAGGCTGCGCGAGCCCCAGTTGCGGGACGAGCTCGTTAGGATGATCTGCTCGTATCTGGCGGATCGTGGCGAGGTCGCGGTGGACAAGCCGCGGCGGCTGTAA
- a CDS encoding FtsW/RodA/SpoVE family cell cycle protein → MVSRAEPSLSGRWWWSIDRVILTTLVTLMVSGVVLLMAGGPPVAERLGLSTFHFVNRQVVYLLVALAIFLSTSLLAPRQVRRIALVIFLFSLAGVIGTLYFGVEVKGAKRWLTLGPLGSIQPSEFLKPAFVVLAAWAFAEGHRRPELPGTIIAFLLLPITIVPLVLQPDFGQTILVTLVWAGLFFVAGLHWFWVLGLGGIGAVGLFIAYELVPHVRARIERFMDKGSGDTFQVDTALESFAQGGWFGKGPGEGTVKRILPDAHTDFIFAVTAEEFGIVVCMVLVLLFATIVLRALFVAQRAEDPFVRLGVTGLALLFGIQAAINMMVNLHMMPAKGMTLPFISYGGSSLISLALGTGFLLALTRKRPRAESFGKPERSS, encoded by the coding sequence ATGGTCTCGCGCGCAGAACCCAGCCTGAGCGGCCGCTGGTGGTGGTCGATCGACCGCGTCATCCTGACGACGCTGGTGACGCTGATGGTCTCCGGCGTGGTGCTGCTGATGGCGGGCGGGCCGCCGGTCGCCGAGCGGCTGGGCCTGTCGACCTTCCATTTCGTCAACCGCCAGGTGGTCTATCTCCTGGTCGCGCTGGCGATCTTCCTCTCGACCTCGCTGCTCGCGCCGCGCCAGGTGCGGCGGATCGCGTTGGTCATCTTCCTGTTCTCTCTCGCCGGCGTGATCGGCACGCTCTATTTCGGCGTCGAGGTCAAGGGTGCCAAGCGCTGGCTGACGCTCGGGCCGCTTGGGTCGATCCAACCCTCCGAATTCCTGAAACCGGCCTTCGTCGTGCTCGCCGCCTGGGCTTTTGCCGAAGGCCATCGCCGGCCCGAGTTGCCGGGCACGATCATCGCCTTCCTGCTGCTGCCGATCACGATCGTGCCCTTGGTGCTGCAGCCGGACTTCGGCCAGACCATCCTGGTCACCCTGGTCTGGGCCGGGCTGTTCTTCGTCGCCGGCCTGCACTGGTTCTGGGTCTTGGGGCTCGGTGGCATCGGCGCCGTCGGCCTGTTCATAGCCTATGAACTCGTCCCGCATGTGCGCGCCCGCATCGAGCGCTTCATGGACAAGGGCTCGGGCGACACCTTCCAGGTCGATACCGCGCTGGAAAGCTTCGCCCAGGGCGGCTGGTTCGGAAAGGGCCCGGGCGAAGGCACGGTCAAGCGCATCCTGCCGGACGCCCATACCGACTTCATCTTCGCGGTCACCGCCGAGGAGTTCGGCATCGTCGTCTGCATGGTGCTGGTGCTGCTTTTCGCGACGATCGTTCTGCGGGCGCTGTTCGTGGCGCAGCGTGCCGAGGATCCGTTCGTGCGCCTCGGCGTCACAGGTCTTGCCCTGCTTTTTGGCATCCAGGCCGCGATCAACATGATGGTGAACCTGCACATGATGCCGGCCAAGGGCATGACCTTGCCGTTCATCTCCTATGGCGGCTCCTCGCTGATCTCGCTGGCGCTCGGCACCGGCTTCCTGCTGGCGCTGACCCGCAAGCGGCCGCGCGCCGAGAGCTTCGGCAAGCCGGAGCGCAGCTCGTGA
- the murG gene encoding undecaprenyldiphospho-muramoylpentapeptide beta-N-acetylglucosaminyltransferase: MSAEAQAPLVVLAAGGTGGHLFPAEALSHALHSHGARVALITDTRAAEYAGNFPAESIHAVPAATPSGKSPVAMAKAAVVLLRGGLAARQAIKQLKPAIVVGFGGYPTVPPVFAAALMGVPTMVHEQNAVIGRANRFLASRVKAIATGFAEVGGLTPEQARKCTQVGNPVRPAVIDAASPYSEPDGRLNLLVFGGSQGARVMADIVPPAMQLLSPEERGRLSIVQQARAEDDERVRKIYTSLGIRFEIAPFFKDLPARMAAAHLVIARSGASTIAELTVIGRPSLLVPLPGSLDQDQAANAGVLARAGGAMMILQNDFSPRRLAAELSVLLAEPLRLTAMAQAAKSAGIPDAADRLARLVLQTAQN; encoded by the coding sequence GTGAGCGCAGAGGCGCAGGCGCCGCTCGTCGTGCTCGCCGCCGGCGGCACGGGCGGGCACCTCTTTCCGGCCGAGGCGCTGAGCCATGCCTTGCACAGCCACGGCGCCAGGGTGGCGCTGATCACCGATACGCGCGCTGCCGAATACGCCGGCAACTTCCCGGCCGAGTCGATCCATGCGGTGCCGGCGGCGACGCCCTCGGGCAAGTCGCCGGTCGCGATGGCGAAGGCTGCCGTCGTGCTCCTGCGCGGCGGGCTGGCGGCGCGCCAGGCGATCAAGCAGCTGAAGCCCGCCATCGTCGTCGGCTTCGGCGGCTATCCGACCGTGCCGCCGGTCTTCGCCGCGGCGCTGATGGGCGTGCCGACCATGGTGCACGAGCAGAACGCCGTGATCGGCCGGGCCAACCGCTTCCTCGCGAGCCGGGTCAAGGCGATCGCGACCGGCTTTGCCGAAGTCGGCGGGCTGACACCGGAGCAGGCAAGGAAGTGTACCCAGGTTGGTAATCCGGTCCGGCCAGCGGTGATCGATGCGGCCTCGCCCTATAGCGAGCCGGACGGGCGTCTCAACCTGCTCGTCTTCGGCGGCAGCCAGGGCGCGCGGGTGATGGCCGACATCGTCCCGCCGGCGATGCAGCTGCTCTCGCCGGAGGAGCGCGGCCGCCTGTCGATCGTCCAGCAGGCGCGGGCCGAAGATGACGAGCGGGTGCGGAAGATCTACACCTCCCTCGGTATCAGGTTCGAGATCGCGCCCTTCTTCAAGGACCTGCCAGCGCGGATGGCGGCGGCCCATCTGGTGATCGCACGCTCCGGCGCCTCGACCATCGCCGAACTCACGGTGATCGGTCGCCCCTCGCTGCTGGTGCCATTGCCGGGCTCGCTCGACCAAGACCAGGCCGCCAATGCCGGAGTGCTCGCGAGAGCTGGCGGGGCGATGATGATCCTGCAGAACGATTTCTCGCCGCGGCGGCTCGCTGCGGAGCTGTCCGTGCTGCTCGCCGAACCGTTGCGCTTGACGGCGATGGCTCAGGCGGCCAAGAGCGCGGGCATACCGGATGCGGCCGACCGCCTGGCGCGGCTCGTGCTGCAGACCGCCCAAAACTGA
- the murC gene encoding UDP-N-acetylmuramate--L-alanine ligase: protein MKLPPKLGSIHFVGIGGIGMSGIAEVLHNLGYKVQGSDASDGANVKRLAEKGIKTFVGHKAENIGEAEVVVVSTAIKRDNPELMAAREQRLPVVRRAEMLAELMRLKSCVAIAGTHGKTTTTSLVATLLEKGGLDPTVINGGIINAYGTNARMGESDWMVVEADESDGTFLKLPADVAIITNIDPEHLDHFGSFDAIKAAFRAFVENLPFYGFAVMCIDHPTVQEQVGQIEDRRVITYGENPQADFRLLDIDLSGGRSKFTLLIRDRKRGREEVVRDLIMPMPGHHNALNATAAIAVAYDLGVPVEQIRAGLAGFGGVKRRFTKTGEWNGALIFDDYGHHPVEIAAVLKAARASTKGKVIAVMQPHRYSRLSSLFADFAACFNDADSVIIADVYAAGEQPIAGIDRDSLVAAIKARGHRHTLPLESPDKLAGMVAELAGPGDYVVCLGAGNITQWAYALPGELAALGTSR from the coding sequence ATGAAGCTGCCGCCGAAACTCGGCTCCATCCATTTCGTCGGCATCGGCGGCATTGGCATGTCCGGCATCGCCGAGGTCCTGCACAATCTCGGCTACAAGGTGCAGGGATCGGATGCGTCAGACGGCGCTAACGTCAAGCGCCTGGCCGAGAAGGGCATCAAGACCTTCGTCGGCCATAAGGCCGAGAACATCGGCGAGGCCGAGGTGGTCGTGGTCTCGACCGCGATCAAGCGTGACAATCCCGAACTGATGGCGGCGCGCGAGCAGCGCCTGCCGGTGGTGCGCCGCGCCGAGATGCTGGCCGAGCTGATGCGGCTGAAATCCTGCGTCGCCATCGCCGGCACGCATGGCAAGACGACGACGACCTCCCTGGTCGCGACCCTGCTCGAAAAGGGCGGGCTCGACCCGACCGTGATCAATGGCGGCATCATCAACGCCTACGGCACCAATGCCCGCATGGGCGAGAGCGACTGGATGGTGGTCGAGGCCGACGAATCCGACGGCACCTTCCTGAAGCTGCCGGCTGATGTCGCGATCATCACCAATATCGACCCGGAGCACCTCGACCATTTCGGCTCGTTCGACGCGATTAAGGCGGCCTTCCGCGCCTTCGTCGAGAACCTGCCGTTCTACGGCTTCGCGGTGATGTGCATCGACCATCCGACCGTGCAGGAGCAGGTCGGGCAGATCGAAGACCGCCGCGTCATCACCTATGGCGAGAACCCGCAGGCCGATTTCCGCCTGCTCGACATCGACCTCTCGGGCGGCCGGTCGAAGTTCACGCTATTGATCCGCGATCGCAAGCGCGGCCGCGAGGAGGTGGTGCGCGACCTCATCATGCCGATGCCGGGCCATCACAACGCGCTCAACGCCACCGCCGCGATCGCCGTCGCCTATGATCTCGGCGTGCCGGTCGAGCAGATCCGTGCCGGGCTGGCCGGCTTCGGCGGGGTCAAGCGCCGCTTCACCAAGACCGGCGAGTGGAACGGCGCGCTGATCTTCGACGATTACGGCCACCATCCGGTCGAGATCGCCGCCGTGCTCAAGGCCGCGCGCGCCTCGACCAAGGGCAAGGTCATCGCGGTGATGCAGCCGCACCGCTATAGCCGCCTGTCGAGCCTGTTCGCCGACTTCGCCGCCTGCTTCAACGATGCCGATTCGGTGATTATCGCCGATGTCTACGCGGCCGGCGAGCAGCCTATTGCGGGCATCGACCGCGATTCGCTGGTGGCGGCGATCAAGGCGCGCGGCCACCGTCATACGCTGCCGCTCGAATCCCCGGACAAGCTTGCCGGCATGGTCGCTGAGCTGGCCGGCCCGGGCGACTATGTCGTCTGCCTCGGAGCGGGCAACATCACGCAATGGGCTTATGCGCTGCCGGGGGAGCTGGCGGCGCTGGGGACCTCCCGGTGA
- the murB gene encoding UDP-N-acetylmuramate dehydrogenase produces the protein MSFPDLSADIRAAAPELRGRLLANQEMAGLTWFRVGGPAQVLFNPADEADLAYLLGKLPVEIPVTVVGLGSNLIVRDGGIPGVVIRLSGKAFGEIAREEGDRLRAGTAVPDVKVARAAADASLDGLAFYRGIPGCIGGALRMNAGAHGGETTDVLVEARGVTRAGEIVTFSHAQMGFSYRNSTAPTDMIFTSALFQGRPGEQAAILAEMDRVTSAREAAQPIKERTGGSTFKNPEGGKAWQLIDAAGCRGLRIGGAQVSEMHCNFLINTGGATAADIEGLGEEVRRRVKDNSGYELHWEIKRFGVAA, from the coding sequence GTGAGCTTCCCGGACCTCTCCGCCGACATCCGCGCTGCCGCGCCCGAGCTGCGCGGGCGGCTTCTCGCCAATCAGGAGATGGCGGGGCTGACCTGGTTCCGCGTAGGTGGACCGGCGCAGGTGCTGTTCAATCCGGCCGACGAGGCCGATCTCGCCTATCTGCTCGGCAAGCTGCCGGTGGAGATCCCGGTCACCGTGGTCGGGCTCGGCTCGAACCTGATCGTCCGCGATGGCGGCATTCCCGGCGTGGTCATCCGGCTCTCCGGCAAGGCCTTCGGCGAGATCGCCCGCGAGGAGGGTGACCGGTTGCGCGCCGGGACGGCCGTTCCGGATGTGAAGGTGGCGCGCGCCGCGGCCGATGCCTCGCTCGACGGGCTCGCCTTCTATCGCGGTATTCCCGGCTGCATCGGCGGGGCGCTCAGGATGAACGCCGGCGCGCATGGCGGCGAGACCACCGATGTTCTCGTCGAGGCGCGGGGCGTGACACGTGCCGGTGAGATCGTCACTTTCTCGCATGCGCAGATGGGCTTCAGCTATCGCAACTCGACCGCGCCGACCGATATGATCTTCACCTCGGCGCTGTTCCAGGGCCGGCCGGGCGAACAGGCCGCGATCCTCGCCGAGATGGACCGGGTGACCTCGGCGCGCGAGGCGGCGCAGCCGATCAAGGAGCGCACCGGCGGCTCGACTTTCAAAAATCCTGAAGGCGGCAAGGCCTGGCAATTGATCGATGCCGCCGGCTGCCGCGGCCTGCGCATCGGCGGCGCGCAGGTCTCCGAGATGCACTGCAACTTCCTGATCAATACCGGCGGCGCGACCGCCGCCGATATCGAGGGCCTGGGCGAAGAGGTCCGCCGCCGGGTCAAGGACAACTCAGGCTATGAGTTGCACTGGGAGATCAAGCGGTTCGGTGTTGCGGCCTGA
- a CDS encoding DMT family transporter: MADNKTRILFATILAPILWGSTYVVFTQTLPVEHPLLVGALRALPAGILLMLLGPGLPPRDKLLPLAIIGFANIGLFFGMLFLSASRLPGGLAATLGSMQPLIVAFLAWPLLLRRPRLGQVLAALAGTVGVGLLVIDDTVKLDAIGVVAALIGAASMATGTVLIERWGKVGTPLALAAWQLTLGGLLLLPVALVVEGLPPMPTMRNLAGLTYLVVIGTAFAYWLWVRGIATIGTGVAFLSLLSPLVATFLGAALLNEWFNAQQWLGIAIIFGSTVAGILLSRRKADNALAPVRPQHRTA; the protein is encoded by the coding sequence ATGGCCGACAACAAGACCCGCATCCTGTTCGCGACGATCCTCGCGCCCATCCTCTGGGGCTCGACCTATGTCGTCTTCACCCAGACGCTTCCGGTCGAGCATCCGCTGCTCGTCGGGGCGCTCCGCGCATTGCCCGCCGGCATCCTGCTGATGTTGCTCGGGCCGGGCCTGCCGCCGCGCGACAAGCTCCTGCCGCTCGCTATCATTGGCTTCGCCAATATCGGCCTGTTCTTCGGCATGCTCTTCCTCAGCGCCTCGCGCCTGCCGGGCGGGCTCGCCGCCACTCTGGGCTCGATGCAGCCGCTGATCGTCGCCTTCCTCGCCTGGCCGCTGCTGCTGCGCCGCCCGCGCCTCGGGCAGGTGCTCGCCGCGCTCGCCGGCACCGTCGGCGTCGGCCTGCTGGTCATCGACGACACGGTGAAGCTCGACGCGATCGGGGTCGTCGCCGCCCTCATCGGCGCCGCCTCGATGGCGACCGGCACCGTCCTGATCGAGCGCTGGGGCAAGGTCGGCACGCCGCTGGCACTCGCCGCCTGGCAGCTCACGCTGGGCGGGCTGCTGCTCCTGCCGGTCGCGCTCGTGGTCGAGGGCCTGCCGCCCATGCCGACCATGCGCAACCTCGCCGGGCTGACCTATCTCGTCGTGATAGGCACCGCCTTCGCCTACTGGCTCTGGGTGCGCGGCATCGCCACGATCGGGACGGGCGTCGCCTTCCTGAGCCTGCTCAGCCCGCTGGTCGCGACCTTCCTCGGCGCCGCCCTGCTCAATGAATGGTTCAATGCCCAGCAATGGCTCGGCATCGCCATCATCTTCGGCTCGACCGTCGCCGGCATCCTGCTGTCACGCCGCAAGGCTGACAACGCGCTGGCGCCAGTCAGGCCGCAACACCGAACCGCTTGA
- a CDS encoding nitroreductase family protein, translating into MTDRTAAFPIDPIFIERWSPRAFHPEAMPAEALLTILEAARWAPSAYNVQPWRFLYAQRNDAHWPHFVSLLDSFNQSWAGSASALVFVLSDTGSDDLGQQAQASPIRSFDTGAAWSHIALQAVRLGYHAHAMAGIDVEATRKSLAVPSRFRVEIAVALGRRAEPETLPPQLREREWPSPRRPLTETAFSGPFPA; encoded by the coding sequence ATGACGGACAGAACCGCTGCATTCCCGATCGACCCGATCTTCATCGAGCGCTGGTCGCCGCGTGCCTTCCATCCGGAGGCCATGCCTGCCGAGGCGCTACTGACCATCCTGGAAGCCGCCCGCTGGGCTCCGTCTGCCTATAATGTGCAGCCTTGGCGCTTCCTCTATGCGCAGCGAAACGATGCGCATTGGCCGCACTTCGTTTCGCTGCTCGACAGCTTCAACCAGAGCTGGGCCGGATCGGCCTCCGCCCTCGTCTTCGTATTGTCGGATACCGGCTCGGACGACCTCGGCCAGCAGGCGCAAGCTTCACCGATCCGCAGCTTCGACACTGGCGCCGCCTGGTCGCATATCGCCCTGCAGGCCGTCCGGCTCGGCTACCATGCCCATGCGATGGCCGGCATCGATGTCGAGGCCACCCGCAAAAGCCTCGCCGTTCCCTCGCGCTTCCGCGTCGAGATCGCCGTCGCGCTCGGCCGCCGGGCAGAGCCCGAAACGCTGCCGCCGCAACTGCGCGAGCGGGAATGGCCGAGCCCCCGGCGCCCCCTGACGGAAACCGCTTTCTCCGGCCCCTTCCCGGCCTGA
- a CDS encoding MarR family winged helix-turn-helix transcriptional regulator, which yields MSQVDEVNGQGGPLDSILAQWRVARPDIDPGPMAVCGAVWRAGERIRQGLAGNLAGAELDFAGFDVLMTLRRQGERGGSLTPSELAKDMMLSTSAMTNRLDRLEKRGLIARQADPQDRRSLRILLTPDGFALIELLVVSHVATEERLLSPLGASEREQLKALLAKVAAGEGE from the coding sequence ATGAGTCAAGTTGACGAGGTGAACGGGCAAGGCGGGCCGCTGGATTCGATTCTGGCGCAGTGGCGAGTGGCGCGACCCGACATCGATCCCGGTCCCATGGCGGTCTGTGGTGCGGTCTGGCGCGCGGGCGAGCGGATTCGCCAGGGACTGGCCGGCAATCTCGCCGGGGCCGAGCTCGATTTCGCCGGCTTCGACGTGCTGATGACTTTGCGCCGCCAGGGCGAGCGCGGTGGTTCGCTGACCCCGTCCGAGCTCGCCAAGGACATGATGCTGTCGACCTCGGCGATGACGAATCGGCTCGACCGGCTGGAGAAGCGCGGACTGATCGCAAGGCAGGCCGATCCGCAGGACAGGAGGAGCCTGCGCATCCTGCTGACGCCGGACGGATTCGCGCTGATCGAGCTGCTCGTGGTCTCGCATGTGGCGACAGAGGAGCGGCTGCTCTCGCCGCTCGGAGCGTCCGAGCGCGAGCAACTCAAGGCTCTGCTGGCCAAGGTCGCCGCCGGCGAGGGGGAGTGA
- a CDS encoding D-alanine--D-alanine ligase, whose product MSKHVAVLMGGWSVEREVSLRSGAACARALESVGYRVTHVEVGRDVAEVLARLKPEVVFNALHGRFGEDGTIQGMLEILGIPYTHSGVLASALAIRKDKAKMVVSAAGVPVAHGISVSRFEAAKRHALPPPYVIKPIDEGSSVGVVIVKKGREHPPQEIARPDWPCGETMLAETFIAGRELTCAVMDGKSLGVTEIRAATGEFYDYDAKYAKGGSIHICPAQILPNIYQRIEECALTAHQAIGCRGVSRSDFRYDDESDTLVWLEVNTQPGMTETSLVPELAAHAGMNFGELVKWIVEDASLNR is encoded by the coding sequence ATGAGCAAGCATGTCGCAGTGCTGATGGGCGGGTGGTCGGTCGAGCGTGAGGTCAGCCTCCGCAGCGGCGCGGCCTGTGCCCGGGCGCTCGAAAGCGTCGGCTACCGCGTCACGCACGTCGAGGTCGGCCGCGACGTCGCCGAGGTTCTGGCCAGGCTGAAGCCCGAGGTCGTCTTCAACGCCCTGCATGGCCGCTTCGGCGAGGACGGCACCATCCAGGGCATGCTCGAGATTCTCGGCATTCCCTATACCCATTCTGGCGTGCTCGCCTCGGCGCTCGCCATCCGCAAGGACAAGGCCAAGATGGTCGTGTCGGCGGCCGGCGTGCCGGTGGCACACGGCATCAGCGTCTCGCGCTTCGAGGCGGCGAAACGGCACGCCCTGCCACCGCCCTATGTGATCAAGCCGATCGACGAAGGCTCATCTGTCGGGGTGGTGATCGTTAAGAAAGGCCGCGAGCATCCACCCCAGGAGATCGCCCGGCCGGACTGGCCCTGCGGCGAGACCATGCTGGCCGAAACCTTCATCGCCGGACGCGAACTGACCTGCGCGGTGATGGACGGCAAGTCCTTGGGGGTAACGGAGATTCGGGCGGCGACGGGTGAGTTCTACGACTACGACGCCAAATATGCCAAAGGCGGTTCAATCCACATCTGCCCGGCTCAAATTTTACCGAATATTTACCAGCGGATCGAAGAGTGTGCGTTAACGGCGCATCAAGCAATCGGGTGCCGCGGCGTCAGCCGTTCAGACTTCCGCTACGACGACGAGAGCGACACGCTCGTCTGGTTGGAAGTCAACACGCAGCCGGGCATGACCGAGACTAGCCTGGTGCCCGAATTAGCCGCCCATGCGGGCATGAATTTCGGTGAGCTCGTCAAATGGATCGTGGAGGACGCCTCCTTAAATCGGTGA